Proteins encoded in a region of the Bactrocera tryoni isolate S06 chromosome 4, CSIRO_BtryS06_freeze2, whole genome shotgun sequence genome:
- the LOC120774393 gene encoding tRNA methyltransferase 10 homolog A, which yields MPEEILEPQAKLQKIEDDEKSKQVECETKLHGPGETPPNPLSKNQLKKQKRLEKYEEFKKARRLKERERQKQKRLEAQAQGLPTRNGPSRKELKKRQAEVDKQELGKLSVAIDLDYDELMHDRDVAKCIKQCLRIYTINRRSTCPGQLHLTGIKTDGRIHTSLKRNDGWENWHLKYHFDTTHMEVFPKENIIYLTCESDTVLDSIEEGKIYIIGGLVDHNHHKGLCHKRAIDNGLHTARLPLNEHVNMKTRAVLSTFHVFEILLRVSEGKSWTEAIIETLPERKGAKPKLNLEETGKHLNDKGVANTEIIADNIYDLN from the exons atgccCGAAGAAATTTTGGAGCcacaagcaaaattgcaaaaaattgaaGATGATGAAAAAAGCAAACAGGTAGAATGTGAAACAAAATTGCATGGGCCTGGAGAAACCCCACCAAATCCTCTAAGCAAAAATCAATTGAAGAAACAAAAACGTTTGGAAAAGTATGAAGAATTCAAAAAGGCTCGTCGGCTGAAAGAACGTGAAAGACAAAAGCAAAAGCGACTTGAAGCACAAGCTCAAGGATTACCCACTAGAAACGGTCCTTCACGTAAAGAGCTGAAGAAACGTCAAGCTGAGGTTGATAAACAAGAGTTGGGCAAACTTAGCGTAGCAATTGATTTAGACTACGATGAATTGATGCATGATCGCGACGTGGCGAAATGCATAAAACAATGTCTACGTATTTATACAATAAATCGTCGTTCAACATGTCCAGGACAACTGCACCTAACTGGTATTAAAACTGACGGTCGTATTCACACTAGCCTTAAGCGAAATGATGGCTGGGAAAATTGGCATTTGAAATATCACTTTGATACAACACATATGGAAGTTTTTCCTAAAGAGAATATAATATACCTGACATGTGAATCGGATACTGTGCTGGATAGTATTGAGGAGGGTAAAATCTATATCATTGGAGGTTTAGTGGATCACAATCATCATAAGGGTCTGTGTCATAAACGAGCAATTGACAACGGATTACACACAGCGCGTCTTCCACTAAACGAACACGTGAATATGAAAACACGTGCAGTACTTAGTACATTTCATG TATTTGAAATACTCTTGCGGGTCTCGGAAGGAAAGTCGTGGACTGAAGCCATTATTGAAACGTTACCTGAAAGAAAGGGGGCTAAACCTAAACTAAATTTAGAAGAGACAGGAAAACATTTGAATGACAAAGGAGTTGCAAACACTGAAATAATTGCTGATAACATTTACGATTTGAATTGA